One region of Miscanthus floridulus cultivar M001 chromosome 19, ASM1932011v1, whole genome shotgun sequence genomic DNA includes:
- the LOC136529303 gene encoding uncharacterized protein yields MPPRKRPPPPPPEEPSPSSKPLLDAQPSEPSKPAPDSEQPTISATILAQLPTQERLAYELIFEAGNKGMWMLDIRNKLLMGPNIATKVVRTRVSAGLLKEVSDVRHRSRKIFMTTDFQPSAEITGGTWYHDGRLDTDAVTTARRCCQAQVERLGAATVQMIHHGILKDDPRAVYTIDKIRDIIKTMVLDKVLEEVKSTGTGEFKALRAGTMCYRQVTGAPQGGTMEEIPCGVCPRIDECSPEGVISPSTCVYYKKWLQMDF; encoded by the exons ATGCCACCGCGaaagcgcccgccgccgccgccgccggaggagcCCTCTCCTTCCTCAAAGCCTCTACTTGACGCCCAGCCGTCCGAACCCTCCAAACCCGCCCCCGATTCCGAGCAGCCGACCATCTCGGCGACGATCCTCGCCCAACTGCCCACCCAGGAGCGCCTAGCGTACGAGCTCATCTTCGAGGCGGGCAACAAGGGCATGTGGATGCTGGACATCCGCAATAAGTTGTTGATGGGCCCCAACATCGCCACCAAGGTCGTGCGCacccgtgtgt CGGCGGGGCTCCTCAAGGAGGTCAGCGATGTGCGCCACCGCAGTAGGAAGATCTTCATGACCACCGACTTCCAGCCCTCCGCCGAGATCACCGGCGGCACCTGGTACCACGATGGCCGCCTGGACACTGACGCCGTAACCACCGCGCGCCGCTGCTGCCAGGCGCAGGTCGAGAGGCTCGGCGCCGCGACTGTCCAGATGATCCACCACGGCATTCTGAAGGACGACCCCAGGGCCGTGTACACTATCGACAAGATCAGGGATATCATCAAGACCATGGTGCTCGATAAGGTGCTCGAGGAGGTCAAGAGCACCGGCACGGGGGAGTTCAAGGCCCTCAGGGCCGGCACAATGTGCTACCGGCAGGTGACTGGGGCTCCGCAGGGAGGGACGATGGAGGAAATTCCTTGTGGGGTTTGCCCCAGGATTGACGAGTGCTCACCGGAGGGGGTCATCTCGCCGAGCACCTGCGTTTACTACAAGAAGTGGCTGC